One Hermetia illucens chromosome 4, iHerIll2.2.curated.20191125, whole genome shotgun sequence DNA segment encodes these proteins:
- the LOC119655140 gene encoding protamine-like: MQKLLLLNLFLVVCLSLLLIDDTEANSVGQTGLEILSRFTRAVNRGVKYYSRETFFKFPIIKRRNSKLRKRLDALSRRNKRKRRRRRRKKRNRALRRKRRNNTRRRKKRNGSQKRRKKQRRWARNNRNRSKKLRKRSSASWRNFNGHFM; this comes from the exons ATGCAAAAATTACTGCTATTAAATCTTTTCTTGGTTGTTTGCTTATCACTTTTGCTCATTGATGATACTGAAGCGAATTCCGTTGGTCAG ACTGGACTTGAGATTTTATCGAGATTTACCAGAGCTGTGAATCGTGGAGTCAAGTATTATAGTAGAGAGACATTTTTCAAGTTTCCCATTatcaaacgaaggaattcgAAATTAAGAAAACGTTTAGATGCATTGAGTAGAAGGAATAAGAGAAAAAGACGTCGCAGAAGGCGCAAAAAAAGGAACAGGGCATTACGGCGCAAAAGAAGAAACAATACACGCCGGCGGAAAAAAAGAAACGGATCACAAAAGCGCAGAAAAAAACAAAGGAGGTGGGCACGTAATAATCGAAATCGATCCAAAAAGCTAAGAAAACGGTCCAGTGCAAGTTGGAGAAATTTTAATGGGCATTTTATGTAG